The following nucleotide sequence is from Natrinema salifodinae.
CCGCCGTGACCCGCGTGTCGTTTCGCTTCTTCGCGATCCGGCCCGCGTTCCGGAGGATGTCGATCGCCTTGCGCGCGTCGCCGTGTTCTTGGGCGGCGAGTGCGGCAGTCAGCGGGATGACGTCGTCGGAGAGCACCCCGTCGTGGAAGGCGTCGCGACGTTTCTCTAAAATTTCGACGAGCTGGTTGGCGTCGTACGGCGAGAAGACGAGTTCGTCACGCGAGAGGCTGGACTTGACCCGCTCGGAGAGATGATCCGGGAAGTCGATCTTGTTCGAGATGCCGATGATGCCGATGCTCGAGTCTGATATTCGACGGTTCTCGCCGGCCCGCGAGAGCTTTCGGAGGACCTCGTCGTCCTCGAGCATGTCGATCTCGTCTAAGATGACGATGGTGACGTCGGTGCAGTGGTCGACGGCCTGCCAGAGGCGCTTGTAGTAGTCGCCGGTCCCCAGACCGCGGTCGGGAACGGTGATCCCGCTTTCGTCGGGATCGTTGACGATCTGGGCGATCGTCTTGACGATCGACGCCTCCGTGTTCTGTTCGCCGCAGTCGATAAAGGCGTACTTCACGGTGACGTCGTCGTGCCGGGCTTCGGTGATCACGCGCTGGGTCACCGACCGCGAGATGAGCGATTTGCCGGTTCCGGTCTTCCCGAAGATGAACAGGTGGTTGGGCTCGCTCCCGAAGATGGCCGGATTCAGGGCGTCCGCAACCCGTTGCATCTGCTCGTCGCGGCCGACGATCCGATCCGGACCGGGCAGGTGCGTGATCTCGAGCAGACGCTCGTCGGCGAAGACCGGATCGTCGTACCGAAAGAGCGGGTCTCGATCGTCGTTGGCGGACATTGCGGTACCCGGTCCCTACCAACTGGACTGAAATAAAGGTATGGAGATCGATCGCGGATGTAAATGTCCCGTCTAAGATACGAGCACCGGGAGAAACGGCCGCATGGCTAATAGAACCGGGAACCGCCTCCCTCGCGCTTCTAACCGCGACCGGCAGCGCGACGAGACACGCCAGGCGACTCCCGTCGAATCGACGGTTCGGCGGCGGGCGATGGCGGACGGCGGCGGACGACGACGAATTCGGGACGGACACCCCCGTCGCGGATGTAAGACTCCGACGCTCACACCGGTAATCGGAACGGTGCGCTCGGTTTCGGCATCGCGACCCCGTGTTCTGACCGGAAACAGAACCCCTATAAGGTCGGCAGAAACCGACGCGATCGTGACTGTACGCGAGATTCCGCGACCCACACTGATCACCTACCGGGGACACACCCCCGTCGCGCTTGTAACGACAATAGGGCGGGGGTGATCGAGAAGTATCCGCGAATACGTGGAAATAGACCCCCGAATCCGACCAGTTTTTCATCCGCGAGGGTAGTGTGTTCCAAAACAGAGTCCCCCCACGTACTTCTGCTTACAAACGCGAGGGGGGTGTGTCCCTCTCTCACTGGCAACCGACACGACCTGCCGCGTTCGATCGACCGTTTCCGCCGATTCCTTCCTTTTCCTCCCATCTACCCACACACTACTTCCCGTCTACCTCCCACACTATCGTCTCCCCGACACCACGTCCACTCGTTGGACATTACATCCACTCGTTGTCGCACGTTCATCTGTTATCGTGGTGGTTCTAGCGATCTATCTAGTGACGTTCTATCTAGTGATCTAGAGTCCTAGAACTAGGTATCTATCAGGAAGATAGGGAAGGAAAGGGAGGAAAGAGACGTTTCGGAGAGAAGACGACCGCAGAACGAAGTCCCGGAACACGCTCCTTTTTGCGATCCCGCTCAGTACTTCGGCTATGACCGCAAACGCGACCGGTATCTTCCCGGCGTCCCGCCGGATCGAGACCGTCCGGCAGACCGCCGCGACTCCCGTCGGCAACGGGCCCGAGTCGAAGGCGAACACCGTCTCCGAGCGCCGTCTCACGATCACCTCCACTGCCGTCCCTCCTCTCACACCTAGTCCCTCCTCTCACCAATGAGCGACGATACTCCCACCACCGACCGACCGACAGATCGAACGCCGCCAGCCGTCGCCGTCGTCGACGCCCAGTCGCCTGGCAACGTCGGCACCATCGCCCGCGCGATGAAGAACTTCGGGTTCGAGGACCTCCTGCTCGTCGATCCGCCCGAACTCGATCCCGACGGCGAGGCCTACGGCTTCGCGGGCCACGCCCGCGAGGACATTCTCCCCAACGCCGAGGAGGTCAGCTTCGATCACCTGGTCGAAAACTACCACACGATCGGCTGTACGGCCGTGACCAACGAGGACGACCGCAGCCACATCCGATTTCCCTACTCGACGCCCGCCGACCTGGCCGAGCGGCTGCCGACCGTCGAGGCTCCGACCGCGCTCGTGTTCGGCCGCGAGCGCGTCGGCCTCACGAACGAGGAACTCGCCCGAATCGACGAGATTTGCTCGATTCCCGCGAGCGCCGAGTACCCCGTGCTCAACCTCGGCCAGGCGGCCACGGTCACGCTCTACGAACTCCGGACGCTCACGCTCGAGGAGACGCAGTTGCCCGACGTCGAGCGAGTCCGCGCGCCCGAGGCGACGGTCGACCGGCTCTACGACCAGTGGGGAGACTTGCTCGGCGAGATCAACCACCCCGAGGAGAAACGGGACAAGACGATGCGGATGCTGCGACGGGTGTTCGGCCGGGCGGACGTGACCGAACGCGAGGCGAACACGCTGTTGGGGCTCCTCCGGCGCGCGACCGAGCGGCCGGCCGAGAACCGATCGGCCGAGAACCGATCGATCGAGGAGTGATCGTCTCGCGATCGCACTCGAGCGCTCGCGATCGTCCGACCGAATGAGAGCGGCCGGTCACGGTCGGGAACCCGGCCGAACGGCCATCACAGTAATATGGGCGTAGTCACCAGCAACACGAGATGACTGCACTTCGCCGACGGACGGCGCTGAGTCTGCTGGGTGCCGGGATGGCATCCCTCGCCGGTTGTTCGGAGACGTCCGACGAGACCGATCCCGAATCCGATGCCGAAGACGAGGACGAAGCCGACGATCCAATCGAGGGCGAACTCCCGTCATACGCCTCGATCCTCCCGACGACCGAGAACTCGTCGTTCTTCTACGGTGCGATCGACGTCGAAACGATGGGGACGTTGCTCGAGGACGAAGGGGCCGAAACGGGCCGGGAACCGACGGATCCGCTCGTCGGCAACCCGGTCGTCGTCGCGCTGCTGTGCTCGTTCGGCCTCCGCCTGCTCGGGACCTCGGCCGGGTTCGACGCCTATATGGAACACAACGAGACCGCCGACGGCGAGGAACAGTTCGTCTACGCCGAGGGCGTCTACGCGCTCGTCGGGACCTACGACCGCGACGAACTCGCGGCCGATCTCGAGGAATCTAGCTACAGCGTCGAAACCGAGGCGGATGCGTACGCGGTCTACACCGACGACAACAGCGACGAAGTCGTCGGCGTCTCCGACGATGTCTACGCCTACTCCTACCCCAACGGGAGCGATTCCGAGTTCGACCCGATCGCCGCCGTCGAGCGAACCGTCGCGACCGCGGCCGGCGAACGCGAACCGA
It contains:
- a CDS encoding RNA methyltransferase produces the protein MSDDTPTTDRPTDRTPPAVAVVDAQSPGNVGTIARAMKNFGFEDLLLVDPPELDPDGEAYGFAGHAREDILPNAEEVSFDHLVENYHTIGCTAVTNEDDRSHIRFPYSTPADLAERLPTVEAPTALVFGRERVGLTNEELARIDEICSIPASAEYPVLNLGQAATVTLYELRTLTLEETQLPDVERVRAPEATVDRLYDQWGDLLGEINHPEEKRDKTMRMLRRVFGRADVTEREANTLLGLLRRATERPAENRSAENRSIEE
- a CDS encoding Cdc6/Cdc18 family protein, whose product is MSANDDRDPLFRYDDPVFADERLLEITHLPGPDRIVGRDEQMQRVADALNPAIFGSEPNHLFIFGKTGTGKSLISRSVTQRVITEARHDDVTVKYAFIDCGEQNTEASIVKTIAQIVNDPDESGITVPDRGLGTGDYYKRLWQAVDHCTDVTIVILDEIDMLEDDEVLRKLSRAGENRRISDSSIGIIGISNKIDFPDHLSERVKSSLSRDELVFSPYDANQLVEILEKRRDAFHDGVLSDDVIPLTAALAAQEHGDARKAIDILRNAGRIAKKRNDTRVTADHVRDAKEKTEADRFNELIEGSPQQAKAILYSLTLLTENSSEKEFPTKIIYNQYKEVARQLDFDVLSERRVQEILQEQNFLNVIQSEREGRGRGRGAHAKHRLLENPSIVKKVLLRDSRLAVLEDDE